The genomic stretch CCGATTTGCGAGATCCTGCCGGCGCGACCACCCAAGTTCAGCGGCGCCGATCTTGTGGACCTGCTGCGCAGACTACCGAAGCCAGATGAAGACTATCTGGCAATTGTAGAGACGCTGCTCGAGAAGCAGCCCGTCGTGAAAAAATCCGGATGGCAACGCTGATCGATTCAAGCGTGCGTATCGCTGCTGAGCGAGGCGATCTCGATTTAAGTAACGTCCTGCCGCGTTACGCAGAAGAGGACGTCGCGAATCTCGGCGATTACCGCTTCGGAGCTCTTGCATTGCGTTCATCGGGCGAGGACCGCAGCACAACGCCATCGGCGTCAGGCATTCGTCGAGGGATTGCTCGCGCAGCTCCCGGTGATCGCTTTCGATCTTACGGTGGCGCGGGTACATGCTTCATTGTGGGCTAACTTGGCCAAGCGCGGGACTGTAGTGGGGGAGCGCGACTTGATGATCGGCGCCACCGCGGTTGCCACGGATTACAGCGTAGCCACGCGCGATGAGCGGAGCTTTCCGAAAATACCGGGGCTCAGGGTGCAACGGTTATAGAGCGACAAGTCGGAGAATCAAGGGCCCTGATGGGTGATATTTCGGGGCCTACCCCATCGTCGCCTCGAATGGGAGGGCATCGCTCTTCAAGTCAAAAGCTTCATCCATCAGGCTGAGAAAGATCACGGACGCGAGAATGGGCGCGACCGCGACGAGGGACTGGAGCCGTAGGGTCGGGCAGCGAAAGGCGCTTGGCAGATGGTTGAGGTGTAACTACAATGTGTCTATACGCGAATGGTGTTCCAGTGGGACCCTGGCAAGAATGCGGCTAATGTGGCGAAGCACGCCGTCAGTTTTCAGGATGCCATCAGGATTTTCCAAGGTCCGGTTTTGGAAATGCGCGACCTTCGCCGTGACTATGGCGAGGAACGCATCATCGCGATCGGAATGCTGGAGGACCTTGCACTGACAGTGGTCTACGCCGTCCGCGGCGAGTCCCGCCGAATAATCTCAGCAAGGAGGGCGCATCATCGTGAGCGCAAGGCATATCGTGCAGCGAACCCGAAGTAAGCGCAAATCCGCGGAGTCCAAGACTGACTGGGCCCGGCTCCGAGCAATGACCGACGGCGATATCGAGAGGGCCGTCAAGGCCGATCCGGACGCGGCCCCGATTCTCGATAAAGAGTGGTTTCGAACCGCCAAGCTGGTGCTTCCGGAACGCAAGATCCCGATCTCGCTGCGAATGGATCGGGAGGTGGTGGAATGGTTCAAGGTTCAGGGCAAACGGTATCAATCGCGGATGAATGCGGTATTGAAAGCCTATGTCCGGGCTCAGAGGAAGGTGGGATGAAAACGTTAGCTTGCCGTTCAGTTACTTGCACAGGCTGAACCTGCCCAGCTATCACCAGGGAAATTGCGCGCCGCCGAGAGCTCAGGCATCGCGCCCACGGCCAGGAACTTCGTCCGTCAGACCGACAGCGAACGCGGCCGCGAGAAGGGCAGGGGTCTCGATCGTGACGAAGGACTGGAGCGGTAGTAGTTGATTGCCGTTGCGCTGGGTGCCTGCTAAATATGACTACAGTGGTTACCAGAATTATGAAGACCAAAGAGCTACAGTTGCGGGACGCCAAGGCTACTCTGTCGGCCGCGGTCGACGAAGCGGTGCGGGGTCAGGCCTACGTCATCACGCGACACGGCAGACCGGAGGCTGTGCTGCTCGGCTACCGGCAATGGAAACGCCTCTCCCGCGTACCCTCGTTCGGCCGTCTGCTGATGGCCGCGCCGGTTGCGAAAGATGACCTGCCCCGGCGCAACCGAGGCCCCCTGCGCACCACGAATCTCTGAACGTGTACCTGGTCGATACCGATGTGATTTCGGCGGGAGCTCCGTCGCGGGGGCTGGCTTCGCCCGCCCTGGTGCATTGGATGGACGAGAACTCGGAGCGGCTGTTCCTTTCGAGCATCACGGTCGCCGAGATCGAGGACGGGATTGCCAAAGCGCGCCGGCAGGGGGCGCGGCGCAAGGCGCAGCAGCTGAGTGGATGGCTCGAGACGCTCCTGCACCTCTACCAGGAACGGGTGCTGCCGTTCGACGTGT from Candidatus Binataceae bacterium encodes the following:
- a CDS encoding type II toxin-antitoxin system VapC family toxin → MYLVDTDVISAGAPSRGLASPALVHWMDENSERLFLSSITVAEIEDGIAKARRQGARRKAQQLSGWLETLLHLYQERVLPFDVSAARSAGRLSDRARAKGLSPGFPDLAIAATAIVHRLSVLTRNVRHFAPLEIATHDPFESPPE
- a CDS encoding type II toxin-antitoxin system prevent-host-death family antitoxin; this encodes MKTKELQLRDAKATLSAAVDEAVRGQAYVITRHGRPEAVLLGYRQWKRLSRVPSFGRLLMAAPVAKDDLPRRNRGPLRTTNL
- a CDS encoding BrnA antitoxin family protein; this encodes MTDGDIERAVKADPDAAPILDKEWFRTAKLVLPERKIPISLRMDREVVEWFKVQGKRYQSRMNAVLKAYVRAQRKVG
- a CDS encoding BrnT family toxin; protein product: MVFQWDPGKNAANVAKHAVSFQDAIRIFQGPVLEMRDLRRDYGEERIIAIGMLEDLALTVVYAVRGESRRIISARRAHHRERKAYRAANPK